A part of Limihaloglobus sulfuriphilus genomic DNA contains:
- a CDS encoding DNA cytosine methyltransferase has translation MSGNVANRKRLISITKGNIKNGHIYLSGHHDFFPKECYGKSNQKAGQGKLLNLFLDGIGDTVQTDISIDRNGNPRNFFRKRDWVARFFQKYRIQEGDVVAIEKIGRYSYRLYPFETQNMRTGAEVSLHWPPLDPRKPTAIDLFAGCGGFSYGLKQAGFENLLSVEWDSACCETFKKNISSRILNCAIQEVVNFPECDLLVGGPPCQGFSNLGEKLPNDPRRQLWRHFIRAVKEAYPLIFIMENVPPIIKSQEYQEILKESQKLGYIIEGRVLNTAFYGVPQQRKRAIIIGSRIGPPAFPKPTHIDPNEKNLYNTELPHWRTVQDAIGDMPRKPDGHNWHIGRNPTAKSQKRYRCIPPGGNRWDLPQELMPECWKRKTKGGTDLFGRLFWDKPSVTIRTEFYKPEKGRYLHPVEHRPITHREAARLQGFEDSFEFIGKKIEVGIQIGNAVPPPFACQIGLTVKKQIDNWKRNQNDVRKSQL, from the coding sequence ATGAGTGGAAATGTTGCAAACAGAAAAAGACTGATATCCATAACAAAAGGCAATATAAAAAATGGTCATATCTATTTGAGTGGTCATCATGATTTTTTCCCTAAAGAATGTTATGGAAAATCTAATCAAAAAGCAGGACAAGGCAAACTCTTAAATTTGTTTTTGGACGGAATAGGGGACACTGTACAAACAGATATCTCGATCGATAGAAACGGCAATCCGAGAAATTTTTTTAGAAAAAGGGATTGGGTGGCGCGTTTCTTTCAAAAATATCGGATTCAGGAAGGAGATGTGGTTGCCATAGAAAAAATAGGACGGTATAGCTACCGTTTGTATCCCTTTGAAACACAGAATATGAGAACTGGCGCAGAGGTTTCGCTGCACTGGCCTCCCTTAGACCCTCGCAAACCTACGGCGATAGATTTATTTGCAGGCTGTGGAGGCTTTTCATATGGTTTAAAACAAGCAGGCTTTGAGAATTTATTATCTGTTGAGTGGGACAGTGCTTGTTGTGAAACATTTAAAAAGAATATCAGCTCACGCATTTTGAACTGTGCTATTCAAGAAGTCGTCAATTTCCCGGAATGTGACCTGCTTGTTGGGGGGCCTCCGTGTCAAGGCTTTAGTAACCTGGGTGAAAAATTGCCTAATGACCCACGACGCCAACTGTGGAGGCACTTTATCAGGGCTGTAAAAGAAGCATATCCTTTGATTTTTATTATGGAAAATGTTCCCCCGATCATAAAATCTCAAGAATATCAGGAAATACTAAAAGAGTCACAAAAGTTAGGCTATATAATAGAGGGTCGTGTATTGAACACAGCTTTTTACGGTGTGCCCCAACAAAGAAAAAGGGCAATTATTATCGGTAGCCGGATAGGCCCCCCGGCGTTCCCCAAACCGACACATATTGACCCTAATGAGAAAAATCTTTACAATACCGAGTTGCCTCATTGGCGCACAGTCCAAGATGCAATCGGCGATATGCCGCGTAAACCAGACGGCCATAATTGGCACATAGGCAGAAACCCAACAGCAAAATCACAGAAAAGATATAGGTGTATTCCGCCTGGGGGGAATCGATGGGATTTGCCACAGGAATTGATGCCCGAATGCTGGAAACGCAAAACAAAAGGTGGAACAGACTTATTTGGTCGGCTTTTTTGGGATAAGCCGTCTGTAACGATAAGAACGGAGTTTTACAAGCCGGAAAAAGGTAGATACCTTCATCCTGTTGAACATAGACCTATTACTCACAGAGAAGCAGCCAGGCTCCAGGGATTTGAAGATAGTTTTGAGTTTATAGGGAAAAAAATCGAAGTTGGGATACAGATAGGCAATGCAGTGCCTCCGCCTTTTGCCTGCCAAATAGGTTTAACTGTAAAAAAACAAATCGACAATTGGAAGCGGAATCAAAATGACGTTAGAAAAAGCCAGTTATGA
- a CDS encoding helix-turn-helix domain-containing protein, with protein sequence MESNILKTFGKNVRELRLSKGWSQEELARRCDLHRTYIGSIERHERNVSLINVELIAKALDVKICNLVED encoded by the coding sequence ATGGAATCAAATATTTTAAAAACATTCGGCAAAAATGTCCGTGAACTCAGACTCTCTAAAGGCTGGTCCCAGGAAGAACTCGCCAGAAGATGCGACCTGCATAGAACCTATATTGGAAGCATAGAGCGCCACGAGCGAAATGTAAGTTTAATTAACGTCGAGCTGATTGCGAAAGCTCTGGATGTAAAGATTTGTAATTTGGTTGAAGATTGA